From the genome of Schaalia dentiphila ATCC 17982, one region includes:
- a CDS encoding ABC transporter substrate-binding protein, whose amino-acid sequence MRRPLAALTALLPACALALASCAGNASTPQSSPQRQSVSVVLDWTPNTNHSGVYLAMARGYYEQEGIDVDILPYSEAGSASVLLGGGADFAFEGAYSVISGRARGDEMTMVFNLQQQSSQGIAVRADNTDITRPADLDGKLFATWGAAEGVAKVQTMIRNDGGQGNVETALLGTSAYAAVYNGTADYAEGLTTWEGIEAELAGTPLKWFMPADYGVETTPAELGLVATPSYLRDHADLAKRFIRATQRGYKDAITDPSAAVDALISANPDAAIDRELASRSQELLSSKYWQDSSGSVGHGDPARWQGYIDYLLAQGLLEDASGAPASAPLSGADMVSNDLLE is encoded by the coding sequence ATGAGACGACCACTCGCAGCACTGACTGCCCTCCTGCCCGCCTGCGCGCTCGCGCTCGCATCGTGCGCAGGCAACGCGAGCACCCCACAGAGCAGCCCACAACGCCAGAGCGTCAGCGTCGTTTTGGACTGGACCCCGAATACCAACCACTCCGGCGTCTACCTCGCCATGGCGCGTGGCTACTACGAACAAGAGGGCATCGATGTGGACATCCTGCCCTACTCCGAAGCGGGTTCCGCCTCCGTCCTACTCGGAGGGGGAGCAGATTTCGCCTTCGAGGGCGCCTACTCGGTCATCAGCGGACGCGCTCGAGGGGACGAGATGACCATGGTGTTCAACCTCCAGCAACAATCCTCGCAGGGGATCGCCGTGCGCGCGGATAACACGGACATTACTCGGCCCGCTGATCTCGACGGCAAACTCTTCGCTACGTGGGGAGCGGCCGAGGGCGTCGCGAAGGTGCAAACGATGATCCGCAACGACGGCGGGCAAGGAAACGTCGAGACGGCCCTCCTCGGCACGAGCGCCTATGCCGCCGTCTACAACGGCACCGCAGACTACGCCGAAGGCCTCACGACGTGGGAAGGCATCGAAGCCGAACTCGCAGGCACTCCCCTGAAGTGGTTTATGCCCGCCGACTACGGAGTCGAAACGACCCCCGCCGAGCTCGGACTGGTCGCAACCCCCTCCTACCTGCGGGACCACGCCGACCTGGCTAAGCGCTTCATCCGGGCGACCCAGCGCGGATACAAGGACGCCATCACCGATCCGTCTGCCGCAGTGGACGCCCTCATAAGCGCTAACCCCGACGCCGCGATCGACCGCGAACTAGCATCGCGCAGCCAGGAGCTTCTTTCCTCAAAGTACTGGCAGGACTCCTCCGGAAGCGTCGGCCACGGCGACCCGGCTCGCTGGCAGGGCTACATCGACTATCTGCTCGCGCAAGGACTCCTCGAAGATGCGTCCGGGGCACCCGCGTCCGCCCCGCTGTCCGGAGCAGACATGGTGAGCAATGACCTCCTCGAATAG
- the rimP gene encoding ribosome maturation factor RimP, producing the protein MASSTSEGPLEELLAPVVAQSGLELDSVIRSRSDAMPLLRVIVEAPIGAGGIDSDTLADVSRAVSKALDVADPIDGEYLLEVSTPGAERELTKVGHWMRQIGRLVRIKLRAGGYVSGRVVAANETSATIDVDGETTIIDYQDMRKARSRVDFGSGD; encoded by the coding sequence ATGGCATCGTCCACGTCAGAGGGACCGCTCGAGGAGCTGCTGGCTCCCGTGGTCGCACAGTCGGGACTGGAACTGGACTCAGTCATCCGTTCGCGCTCAGATGCGATGCCGCTCCTGCGGGTCATCGTCGAGGCACCGATCGGCGCAGGTGGAATTGATTCCGACACGCTCGCAGACGTGTCCCGCGCCGTCTCGAAAGCCCTGGACGTTGCGGATCCGATCGACGGCGAGTACTTGCTGGAAGTGTCTACTCCCGGGGCCGAACGCGAGCTCACGAAGGTCGGGCACTGGATGCGACAGATCGGACGCCTCGTGCGCATCAAGCTGCGAGCCGGCGGCTACGTCTCCGGACGCGTCGTCGCCGCGAACGAGACCAGCGCAACGATCGATGTCGACGGCGAAACGACGATCATTGACTATCAGGACATGAGGAAGGCGCGCTCCCGCGTCGACTTTGGGTCGGGGGACTAA
- a CDS encoding phosphotransferase enzyme family protein, giving the protein MTTRVWPVISEGECERVLTRLATPLAGTVLQVSHRPTAAGILVDAGTSTVFIKRYAPGAVPADHLRAVHGLVAHIRARGFPTPAFLPFADSDTVWETPTGTWEVCEGAIGEDRYRDNPTWTIPGTLDEAHALGSMTARLALASSDYHAALNPPSAYQSRMRLFAQDPRRDLPQWLAERPGVQAYLRDSGRRIEDEWAPHLDFAAAYAPIAAQLPTSWTHGDLHVSNVFWKGLAPSEFIDFGLADRNPSVYDLALIIERNAFEWTRIVDGDEEAVHRDITLALIDGYEEVRPLSPLERRGLLALMPLIQAESGLNWIEYQYGATRSMPGADWCLDVFFGEHTRWFTRPPGRDYLAWLDDAISHH; this is encoded by the coding sequence GTGACGACCAGGGTCTGGCCCGTCATCTCCGAAGGCGAATGCGAGCGGGTGCTTACCCGCCTCGCCACCCCTCTCGCAGGTACCGTCCTGCAGGTCTCTCATCGCCCCACAGCAGCGGGAATCCTCGTCGACGCAGGCACCTCGACAGTCTTCATCAAACGCTACGCACCCGGTGCCGTCCCCGCCGACCATCTGCGCGCAGTCCACGGCCTCGTCGCACACATCCGCGCGAGAGGATTTCCCACCCCCGCATTCCTACCCTTCGCCGACTCTGACACCGTCTGGGAAACGCCGACGGGGACGTGGGAAGTGTGCGAGGGTGCCATCGGTGAGGACCGCTACCGCGACAACCCCACGTGGACGATTCCCGGCACGCTCGACGAAGCCCACGCCCTCGGATCAATGACCGCCCGCCTCGCCCTGGCCTCGTCGGATTATCACGCCGCGCTCAACCCACCGAGCGCCTATCAATCCAGGATGCGACTCTTTGCGCAGGACCCTCGCCGCGACTTGCCCCAGTGGCTCGCCGAGCGTCCCGGTGTCCAGGCCTACCTGCGTGACTCCGGCAGGCGCATCGAGGACGAGTGGGCACCCCACCTTGACTTCGCGGCCGCCTACGCCCCCATCGCCGCCCAGCTGCCCACCTCCTGGACGCACGGAGACCTGCACGTCTCCAACGTCTTCTGGAAGGGCCTGGCCCCCTCCGAGTTCATCGACTTCGGACTGGCAGACCGCAACCCCTCCGTCTACGACCTGGCTCTCATCATCGAACGAAACGCCTTCGAATGGACCCGCATCGTCGACGGCGACGAAGAAGCAGTCCACCGCGACATCACCCTCGCCCTCATCGACGGATACGAGGAAGTGCGACCCCTCAGCCCGCTCGAGCGGCGAGGCCTCCTCGCCCTCATGCCCCTGATTCAAGCCGAATCCGGCCTGAACTGGATCGAATACCAGTACGGGGCGACCAGATCCATGCCCGGCGCCGACTGGTGCCTGGACGTTTTCTTCGGTGAGCACACGCGATGGTTCACCCGCCCACCCGGGCGCGACTACCTCGCATGGCTCGACGACGCGATCTCACACCACTGA